TCATAATCTGAACCACATTACAGGCATGTCCTATAGGAAATCGCTAGAATTTCTTGTCAAACAATATTTAATAGACCGTTATCCTGAAGAAGAGGATAATATAAGAGAAGAACTTCTAGGGAAATCTATTAAAAGAATTGAATACCCAATGATTCAAAACTTAGCTAAAGCCACATCGTGGTTAGGTAACGATGAAACACACTTTACTAAAAAACATCCTGATTATGACGTTTCAGATATTAAGAAATTTATTGTCTCTTTATGTCATCTTATTGTTGCTGAACACGTTGCCGAAGAAACTAACGAATTACTCACTTGACATTTGTGTTTAACTTAAATCTTTCTATTTCATCTTTTTCAGCTAACAGATTACCTTCTTCAGACCAATATTGATGTACATGTCTAACGGGATTGTCGTTGGTACCGTCTCCTCTACGAGATAGAACATAAATTACTGGTATTGTTTCTACTTGTAGGGGAGTTTGCATTTCTATAGTTTTTTTCATCATTATTTCCTCCTTAGTAAGTAATAGATTAATAGACTAGATAAATTGAATAATACAATGCGTTTCATCATTATGCTTCGAAGCAAATACAACGCTGTTATCAGAACTTAAGTTAGTGATATAGTTCTTTTCCGAAAAACTAATAATGGATTCTTTTGTTAGAATCGATATCACTAAACCGTGTTCCGGTACGTAATCCAATACCAATCTTTCAGCTTCTGCATCAATACTTATTACAGGCTCTGAATCGTCATCAAAATGATAATATTCGATGTTAAACCTAACTCCCACTGTCTCCCGAACTATTTCCCTCATCTTTGCATAACTCTTTTTAAATGCTTCTGCACTTTGTAATACTGCCATTTACAACAACTCCTTAATTTTATGAATCGCATTTTCGTAATAACGGAATGATGGAACTTGCTTATCACTGTGCTTTGCTTTATCCAATGCCCAAATACCATATTCATCTCTCTTTAGCCCGTTTGCTTTTGCAATCCTACCAACCTTATTAGCTGTTATGCCTAACTGTTTTGCAATTTCAGTAGCTGTGTACGTCTTTTCTATTTGCGGCTTTGTCTTAGCTTCTTTTCCTGTGATATGCTCTATAGCATTAATACCGAGTAACTCAACAGCGATTGGAGATAATACTTTATCCTTTTGCATTTCTAGGATTAATTTTGCTTGACGAGTTTTTGCGTTCAGTAACATTGCTTCTGCACGTTGTTTCTGTATTTGCAGTTTGTCCTGTTCGGTTTGTGGCTTAGCTAGTTGGAGTTCTCCTTTACGTAGAGACTTCAACAACTCACGG
The window above is part of the Virgibacillus proomii genome. Proteins encoded here:
- a CDS encoding BRO-N domain-containing protein, with amino-acid sequence MNLSLAVKEMFEGNEVEVYWNENNEPIMTIDGLSKALDYSDRSGIQKIVNRNPYLKDIEFSTEDKMSLVEGGRKVTREVRIFNEDGIYEVTLLSKKPKARKFRAFVRELLKSLRKGELQLAKPQTEQDKLQIQKQRAEAMLLNAKTRQAKLILEMQKDKVLSPIAVELLGINAIEHITGKEAKTKPQIEKTYTATEIAKQLGITANKVGRIAKANGLKRDEYGIWALDKAKHSDKQVPSFRYYENAIHKIKELL